A genomic window from Pseudobacteroides sp. includes:
- a CDS encoding Mur ligase family protein has product MNLRLSITIAVSKIIIKGLRLMRRGGTTLPGKIALKLYPGFIKEITHNFKIIMVTGTNGKTTTSRIISQILNENDIEFISNKSGANLVSGIATTFLDSIDIKGNSSCSHALLEIDEAAFKSLSNFVEPDILVVTNFFRDQLDRYGELYTTLNGVKAGIAKHSKTKLVLNADDSLCASIGKETDKEVVYYGVNNNACDSLEENINNDASFCLYCQTRYEYQSHIYGHLGEFSCPACGYRRPQSTVNCVKVLELNPEYSNIHFSINSTGEDKSKMWDARVNLPGLYNVYNALAAAACGSLLNLPVENTIKAMGKFECGFGRMETINAGSKKIRLILVKNPTGFNQVLNYLLTEDKQMQLAFLLNDNLADGTDISWIWDVDFEKLEKIQHNVGTVYASGIRAEDMAVRLKYAGVYTNKICIIKDYKELISTALENTPEGQNLYILPTYTAMTELRKFLKNKFGLKEFWK; this is encoded by the coding sequence ATGAATCTTAGACTTTCAATAACAATTGCTGTATCTAAAATTATTATAAAGGGATTAAGACTTATGAGGCGTGGCGGGACAACTCTTCCTGGAAAAATCGCCCTAAAGCTGTACCCTGGTTTTATTAAAGAAATAACTCACAATTTCAAAATCATTATGGTAACAGGGACGAACGGCAAAACAACAACATCGAGAATTATCAGCCAGATCCTTAATGAAAACGATATCGAATTCATTTCAAACAAGTCTGGTGCAAACCTCGTCAGTGGTATTGCTACCACTTTTCTGGACAGCATTGATATAAAGGGTAACTCCTCCTGTTCCCATGCACTGCTTGAGATTGATGAAGCTGCCTTCAAATCTCTCAGCAATTTTGTGGAGCCTGATATTCTTGTAGTTACAAACTTTTTTAGGGATCAGTTGGATAGATATGGAGAGCTGTATACAACATTAAATGGTGTCAAAGCTGGTATTGCAAAGCACAGCAAGACCAAGCTTGTTTTAAACGCTGATGACTCTCTTTGTGCATCAATAGGTAAAGAGACCGATAAAGAAGTTGTTTATTACGGTGTAAACAACAACGCCTGCGACAGCTTGGAGGAAAACATCAATAACGATGCTTCCTTTTGCCTTTATTGCCAAACAAGGTATGAATATCAAAGTCATATATACGGTCATTTAGGTGAGTTTTCCTGTCCCGCCTGTGGATACAGAAGACCTCAGTCAACCGTTAACTGCGTTAAGGTCTTAGAACTCAATCCGGAATACTCTAATATCCATTTTTCCATAAACAGTACGGGCGAGGATAAAAGCAAAATGTGGGATGCCAGGGTAAACCTACCGGGACTATATAATGTATACAACGCACTTGCAGCAGCAGCATGCGGAAGCCTATTAAACCTACCTGTTGAAAACACAATAAAAGCCATGGGCAAGTTTGAGTGCGGCTTTGGAAGAATGGAAACAATCAACGCTGGAAGCAAAAAAATAAGATTGATACTGGTTAAAAACCCTACAGGTTTTAATCAGGTTCTGAATTATCTTCTCACGGAAGACAAGCAAATGCAGCTTGCATTCCTTCTCAATGATAATCTTGCTGACGGTACCGATATATCATGGATTTGGGATGTGGACTTTGAGAAACTGGAAAAGATCCAGCATAATGTGGGCACGGTATATGCTTCAGGCATTCGTGCCGAGGATATGGCAGTACGGCTGAAATACGCAGGTGTATATACAAATAAAATATGTATAATTAAGGATTATAAAGAGCTTATTTCAACTGCATTGGAGAATACGCCGGAAGGCCAAAACTTGTATATATTGCCTACCTATACAGCTATGACAGAATTAAGAAAGTTCCTTAAAAACAAGTTCGGTTTGAAGGAATTTTGGAAATAA
- a CDS encoding fibronectin type III domain-containing protein, with amino-acid sequence MLKNLCLKPKNISCLLAICLAALVFLNLFAPKTDLVFAADSNIVPQNTPTPTQISPTSPQEPVVFIRTSFSDITSTSVTISLLIRRYTSTVWPVPYTISFSDGIESIKGEIPVDKTEATFVLTGLKPSTKYSYYVAVAAYGGPGWESFETLNSDNIPTPTPTPKCFISGSIKLDLNSSNIKTLNNFQVDIFDRDLIRIMTRFSDSQGNFYTGSIPESRQPYTVKISKKSYLSRTVANFPAGISNVGR; translated from the coding sequence ATGCTTAAAAATTTATGCTTAAAACCTAAAAATATCAGTTGCCTGCTTGCAATTTGTTTGGCAGCACTAGTTTTTCTTAACCTTTTCGCTCCAAAGACAGACTTGGTTTTTGCGGCTGATTCGAATATTGTGCCCCAAAATACACCAACACCAACACAAATATCGCCAACTTCTCCTCAAGAACCAGTTGTATTTATTAGAACATCCTTTAGCGATATTACTTCAACTTCAGTAACTATAAGCTTATTAATAAGAAGATATACATCAACGGTTTGGCCAGTACCATATACAATAAGCTTTTCGGACGGTATTGAAAGTATAAAAGGAGAAATACCTGTAGATAAAACAGAGGCCACATTTGTGCTGACAGGGTTAAAACCAAGTACAAAGTATAGTTATTATGTTGCTGTAGCTGCATATGGAGGACCTGGCTGGGAAAGTTTTGAAACATTGAATTCTGACAATATACCTACCCCGACACCTACCCCAAAGTGTTTCATTAGTGGAAGCATAAAGCTTGATTTAAATTCCTCAAATATTAAGACTCTTAATAATTTTCAGGTTGATATATTTGACCGGGATTTGATTCGCATAATGACTAGATTTTCAGATAGTCAAGGTAACTTCTATACAGGAAGCATACCTGAGTCAAGACAACCATACACTGTTAAGATTAGCAAGAAAAGCTATCTGTCAAGAACAGTTGCAAATTTTCCTGCTGGAATTAGTAATGTGGGCAGGTGA
- a CDS encoding dockerin type I domain-containing protein: MWAGDIECYIKRVDPLSNSYEYIRAQDNIIDIRDVYEIAKCFNAVISDDLFNSACDLNEDGVINMLDVLIVSKNFGKSSADYSSELTR, encoded by the coding sequence ATGTGGGCAGGTGATATCGAGTGCTATATAAAACGGGTTGATCCATTATCCAACAGCTATGAGTATATTCGTGCCCAGGATAATATAATAGATATAAGAGATGTATATGAAATTGCAAAGTGCTTTAATGCTGTTATATCCGATGATCTTTTCAATTCAGCTTGTGATTTGAATGAGGATGGAGTGATAAATATGCTGGATGTATTGATTGTTTCGAAAAACTTTGGAAAGTCAAGTGCTGATTATTCAAGTGAGTTAACTAGATAA
- the murA gene encoding UDP-N-acetylglucosamine 1-carboxyvinyltransferase yields the protein MIDILYSDKIDDVIIEMKHYCENAHKPTQPGGCEIGPRPIDLHLKAIKKMGAKVHFMQKGFVYCEAERLKGCDIHLDYPSVGATENIMLAAVFAEGETCIRNAAKEPEIIDLQNFLIGLGVNIWGAGTSVIRISGSNTKLRSIVHNVIPDRIVAGTYMVASAITGGDIVLKNVVPEHINSMISNLRDCGCSVNVKRNLIRISGPTRPRSIDIIRTLPYPGFPTDMQAQMVSLLSIARGESIIVETVFENRYKHVEELIRMGANIKVEGRIAVIKGVKRLIGANITSKDLRGGAALVLAGLVAEGETRVDGLKHIDRGYEDIEGKLRGVGASVVRIDEE from the coding sequence TTGATTGATATCTTATACAGTGATAAAATAGATGATGTTATTATTGAAATGAAACATTATTGTGAAAATGCCCATAAACCAACACAACCAGGTGGTTGTGAAATAGGCCCGAGGCCAATAGATCTTCACCTGAAGGCCATAAAAAAGATGGGTGCAAAAGTACATTTCATGCAAAAGGGTTTTGTTTATTGCGAAGCGGAAAGACTAAAGGGCTGCGATATCCACCTGGATTATCCAAGCGTTGGAGCAACAGAAAATATAATGCTTGCAGCTGTATTTGCAGAAGGGGAAACATGCATAAGAAATGCGGCAAAAGAGCCGGAAATAATTGATCTTCAAAACTTCCTTATAGGCTTGGGTGTCAATATCTGGGGTGCAGGAACCAGTGTTATACGCATTTCAGGTAGTAATACCAAGCTGAGGAGTATAGTACATAATGTCATTCCCGATAGGATTGTTGCAGGTACATACATGGTGGCTTCGGCAATAACAGGCGGGGATATAGTCTTAAAGAACGTGGTTCCTGAGCACATAAACTCAATGATATCCAACTTGAGGGATTGTGGCTGCAGTGTAAATGTAAAAAGAAATCTGATCAGAATCAGCGGGCCCACCAGGCCAAGGTCTATAGACATAATAAGAACATTGCCTTACCCGGGATTTCCTACCGATATGCAGGCACAAATGGTTTCTCTTCTTTCTATAGCTAGAGGTGAAAGCATAATTGTAGAAACGGTTTTCGAAAACAGGTATAAACATGTTGAGGAACTTATCAGAATGGGGGCAAATATAAAGGTAGAGGGAAGAATAGCAGTTATAAAAGGTGTGAAAAGGCTTATAGGAGCCAATATAACCTCAAAGGATTTAAGAGGCGGTGCGGCACTGGTATTAGCAGGTCTTGTAGCAGAGGGTGAAACAAGGGTGGATGGTCTCAAGCATATAGACAGAGGATATGAGGATATTGAAGGAAAGCTCAGAGGAGTTGGAGCATCCGTAGTTAGGATTGATGAGGAATAA
- a CDS encoding small basic family protein — MLPLIGILAGIIIGVFVPFQIPYQYSTYVAVAILAALDSVFGGIAASMQGKFDMKVFLSGFFMNALLAAALAYIGDQLGIQIYLAAIFAFGNRLFLNFAIIRRILLNKYSKKDNI, encoded by the coding sequence ATGCTGCCACTTATTGGTATATTAGCAGGGATAATAATAGGAGTTTTTGTGCCGTTTCAAATTCCTTACCAGTATTCGACATATGTTGCTGTGGCTATATTAGCAGCACTGGATTCTGTATTTGGAGGGATTGCTGCATCTATGCAAGGCAAATTTGACATGAAGGTTTTTCTTTCGGGCTTCTTCATGAATGCACTATTGGCAGCTGCATTGGCATATATTGGAGATCAGCTTGGCATTCAGATTTACTTAGCAGCAATATTCGCATTTGGTAACAGATTATTTTTAAATTTTGCAATTATTCGCAGAATTCTATTGAATAAATATTCAAAAAAAGATAATATATAA